In one Bacteroidales bacterium genomic region, the following are encoded:
- the rpmA gene encoding 50S ribosomal protein L27: protein MAHKKGAGSSNNGRESHSKRLGVKIYGGQFATAGNIIVRQRGTVHSPGINVGMGKDHTLFAMADGKVEFKKRRNNKSYVSVFPEMQE, encoded by the coding sequence ATGGCTCACAAGAAAGGTGCCGGTAGTTCAAATAACGGTCGCGAATCGCACAGCAAACGCTTGGGCGTTAAAATTTATGGCGGACAATTCGCCACAGCCGGTAACATTATCGTACGTCAGCGCGGCACAGTGCACTCACCCGGAATCAACGTAGGCATGGGTAAAGATCATACTTTGTTTGCAATGGCCGACGGCAAGGTTGAATTCAAGAAACGCAGAAATAACAAATCATACGTTTCCGTATTTCCCGAAATGCAGGAATAG
- the rplU gene encoding 50S ribosomal protein L21, with product MIAIVDIAGQQFKVEKGQKLFVHRLEGEAGAKVEFGNVMLVDNGGTVTVGTPKVEGASVSATILEHMKGDKVLVFKKKRRKGYQKLNGHRQYLSKIEIEGIVI from the coding sequence ATGATCGCAATTGTTGATATAGCAGGCCAGCAGTTTAAAGTAGAAAAAGGCCAGAAACTTTTTGTCCATCGCCTTGAAGGTGAAGCCGGCGCAAAAGTTGAATTCGGAAATGTAATGCTGGTTGATAACGGTGGAACCGTTACCGTTGGCACCCCAAAAGTTGAAGGCGCAAGCGTTTCGGCTACCATCCTTGAGCACATGAAAGGCGACAAGGTTTTGGTGTTCAAAAAGAAAAGAAGAAAAGGATATCAGAAACTCAATGGGCACAGGCAATACCTGAGCAAAATTGAAATTGAAGGTATCGTTATTTAG
- a CDS encoding DMT family transporter has product MLILLGLTWGSSFILMKKGLLVYSSSEVGALRIVISFLFLLPFALARLKNIKPRTLLILLLAGILGNGAPAFLFAKAQTVIDSSVAGILNSLTPLFTVLVGIIAFKLKLRWFNFLGVAIGMAGAMGLLAVSGSGEFSFKFSYAIYVIIATLLYAINVNIIKTYLKDVDSIGIVALSFMLIGLPVLIYLFTFTDFTLKLSNHPQALTGLGYVAILAIGGTALALMLFNKLLKMTDPVFASSVTYLIPIIAVLWGFLDGEKLGWSYLLWVLLVLTGIILVSAKHPSRLPIIGVLIRKTKNYTNRFGI; this is encoded by the coding sequence ATTTTAATCCTTCTCGGGCTAACCTGGGGCAGTTCATTCATCTTAATGAAAAAAGGGTTGCTGGTTTATTCAAGCAGCGAAGTGGGTGCATTGCGCATAGTAATCAGCTTTTTATTTCTTCTGCCTTTTGCTCTTGCAAGATTAAAGAATATTAAACCGCGAACCTTGCTGATATTATTGTTGGCTGGCATTCTTGGAAATGGCGCCCCAGCATTTTTATTTGCAAAAGCCCAAACAGTGATTGACAGTTCGGTAGCCGGAATCCTGAATTCCCTTACACCTTTGTTTACAGTTCTGGTTGGCATTATCGCCTTTAAACTTAAACTTCGCTGGTTCAATTTTTTAGGTGTAGCCATTGGAATGGCTGGAGCCATGGGTTTGCTTGCTGTTAGTGGAAGCGGAGAATTTTCATTCAAGTTCAGTTATGCAATTTATGTGATCATCGCTACTCTTCTTTATGCCATCAATGTAAACATCATTAAGACTTATCTCAAAGATGTTGACTCCATTGGTATTGTTGCACTTTCATTTATGCTCATAGGATTGCCGGTTCTCATTTACCTTTTCACCTTCACTGACTTTACTTTAAAGCTTTCAAACCATCCACAGGCCCTGACAGGTTTGGGTTATGTCGCAATTCTGGCTATTGGTGGAACCGCATTAGCATTGATGCTATTCAACAAATTACTAAAGATGACTGATCCGGTTTTTGCTTCCTCTGTAACTTACCTGATTCCTATCATTGCTGTGTTGTGGGGCTTCCTGGATGGAGAAAAATTAGGCTGGAGTTACCTCTTATGGGTGCTTTTGGTTCTTACAGGGATTATTCTTGTGAGCGCCAAACACCCCAGCCGACTACCAATCATTGGTGTTCTGATCAGAAAAACAAAAAATTACACCAACCGCTTTGGTATTTGA